In a genomic window of Rhinolophus ferrumequinum isolate MPI-CBG mRhiFer1 chromosome 2, mRhiFer1_v1.p, whole genome shotgun sequence:
- the LOC117036781 gene encoding 28S ribosomal protein S36, mitochondrial codes for MMGSKMASASRVVQVVKPHTPLIRFPDRRDNPKPNVSEVLRSTGLPSHSSSISQHSKGSKSPDWLMHQGPPDTAEIIKTLPQKYRRKLVSQEEIEFIQRGGPE; via the coding sequence ATGATGGGCAGCAAAATGGCGTCTGCCAGCAGGGTCGTTCAGGTAGTCAAGCCACATACTCCATTAATAAGGTTCCCTGACAGAAGAGACAATCCTAAGCCCAATGTATCAGAAGTTTTGAGATCAACAGGACTACCATCTCACTCTTCTTCAATTTCACAGCATTCTAAGGGAAGTAAATCACCAGATTGGCTGATGCATCAGGGTCCaccagacactgcagaaataataaaaacattacctcagaaatacagaaggaaactTGTATCTcaagaagaaattgaatttatCCAACGTGGAGGTCCAGAATAA